The Vigna unguiculata cultivar IT97K-499-35 chromosome 11, ASM411807v1, whole genome shotgun sequence genomic sequence ttattctaaaaattaagATGATAAAGTGAGTTTGATTTGTCAAGACATTCTATCGGCTTTCCATAATTTAACGAATACAACTACTATTTTGCTTCGTGAACTAATTccttaaactaaaatttaaaaattaaattatttaatttattatgtttataatataatctataatctatggtaatatataaagaagattccctctttatgtttatatttcaaaatatcaattttaccttttaaaatataattatttattaaatttttaaaaattaaccgttatttttacaagtttttttttaaaaattgtctatttttattttttctctttttttctatttatcaaccgttattcttttatttttctgatatatttcgctttatttttaataaatataattttattttatatattaacttaaaaatattatgttatcatcacctactaatataatatcatacaaatttaaaaaatgcgtacacagaCGCGACAACGTCTGTTTACACtagtaatattataatttaaatcatcataacttaatttttaattattaatcataaaaaagtaatttcatatataaaaataacttataaattaaattttagtcactcattataaaaaataaattaatatataaacataataatatttttagtttatttaattgTAGACATAATTAATCAACTAAAAgctaaaaattaactttttaaaatatctattaaaatgaaatataaaactatggaaaatttttgaataattttatcaaCATCCAATCTCTCCGCACCATTTTTACATGCCAAAAGAAGCCACGTTGCCACCTACCACGATTAGTCAAaacatatcattttaaaaaaggatttacttgtaattttacttttatttaagttttttcgCATTTTAATTCTACTTCTATAATTTTAACCTCCATATAATATTAGCAAACCAATGtttatctaatttttaaatttgaatataactatctgtttttattttttatttaattgattgaaaaactaaataaagTACACATCAAACTATCAACTGAGAATTagaaatacaaattatattttaaatttttgaaaagttaaagaaaaaaattacgaaCAGAATTTAAAAATCAAGTGAAAAATATGAGTGttgttgttaaatttttttctgaGATTCAcctgaaagaaaaagaagaattaaaatgttaaaatgaaaaaaagaaaaaaaagaaaaagaaaacccaCTAATCACTACTACTATACTACTATAGTACAGTCTTCTAATGATTTCAGTGCAAGTGACCTGGTTTCTCATCTTCATCTCTTGAATCAGCGTCGCTTTCTCTTGCATCATTTTGTATTGTAGCTACCTTCTGCTCAGATGAAAgataactaatttataatattatattgatcGATTCAAACAGATATATTTAAGCGTAGATCGGTATCGTCTTCTTTTATCCACTTGTCGATCGCGAATTTGGGAACCCTAATTCGCAGATCTGATCTCACCTTGCTCCATGGTTATGGCGCCTCGGAAACATCGCGAGCGTGAAATGCTGTTCGACTCCGTCATCGCGCTCGTTTTCATCCTTGTCGCCTGCGTCGACCTCTGTGACGGCGCCACCGTCGTCGATGTCTACCGCCTCATCCAGTACGACATGTCCGGCGTTCCTTTCGGATCTCGACTCGCCAGCCTCAACCATCACGCCGCCTCGCTCCACTTCTCTCCACACACTGATCTCTCTCGCACTGTCCTCCTCATACCACTTCGCGAACTTAACATGTCTTTTGTTAAAGGTTCTTcttctttctgttttttttttctttcctttttttaaattttaagtttaggtttgattaatatttatttggGTTAATTCTGCTGAGACTTAATTGTCGCGCGTGACGTAATTCGGAGTTGCGGAAGTGGACAGGAAGTTAGGAACGGTGTTTGAGAAGTGGCAGAAGTGTTACTTCAGTGTCACTCTAGATTGGTTAAGATGTTACGCATAATAGTCTGAAAGGGGGTACTTTACATGAATAATACCTGTAAAAATGTCCCAGGGTGCGTTTGGGTAAACGAATTAATTAAGAACTTACTAAACGAGTGTTTTTACTGTGCAATCATTTATGTATGCTATTTTCATAAACTATCCTGAAAAGGAGCTAAAAATCAGCTCACAAACATATCATAAACTATTTGAGTGAGCTGTATTATAACACTTACACTAGTTACTCTGTCATGGGATGAGCCCAAACTAGCTGTAAATAAGCTCTTCGAAATGCATTCGTAGTAGCTTATATGTTGTTGGTTTAGGTATGGAGAAGCTCTCGTTCACTAGTTAAGCAGGAAAACTTAtatgtttaatgtttttataaaattgagtaGTTATTGCTGTGTTTGTCCTgatgttattcattttattaataattgaaCTGTGTTTCATTTTTTCTGGTTGAATGCTTAACATTTCTTGTCCCTGTCatttatattgatttatatCTTTATTTGAAGGATGTTATTTTGTCTCACTTGTTATTTAACAAGATCAAAATCTTGTGACTGCAATATGGCAGAATATATTGCTGAAAGCAAGCCTCTTGGGGGTTTAATATTTTTGCTTCCCCGGATGTTCAGTTTTGAAAACAAGGATGGTATGGGGAGTAACAATCAAGATGAGAGTAAAGAACCGCTGAGGAATGTATTGGCGGAACTTGAACAAATACTCATACACGCGAACTTACCTGTAAGTATATTTCCTTTTTGTGgactattttcatttttttttcttttggaatttcctataaaataaaatattttccaacTGGGGAGGAGGAAGTGacaatcaattaatttgttcttGAATTATGAATTCCTTATGACGCAGTCGTGATGATTTTATTCAGCTGCTACTATGTTCTCAGgttttattatatctttatcTGTGTTCACCTCcgatcacttttaaaaaaagttattgctTTCTATCATTCAGTCTAGGGTTTAGTGTTTGTTTGATGAAAAGGGTAATTGGCCTTGTAAGACTTTGGATAGCCTCATAATGTGTGTGCAAGTTAAACTTTTTTGGGTTTCAAATGTTATTGCATGCATGCAGTGGTCCATAGCACTTGTACATTCGCTTGTAGCAgatgatttatttattgtgtttaaTCTTTATACACCGAgtgcaaatatttttaacctgtCAATCAATTAGAAATCgctaaaaagataaattttaaagaaattattacaAAAGTCAACAATTTTAACATAACTTATGATGGAATGTCAGTGTAAAAGCCCTAACACTGTCTGTGTTTTAATTAAGTTCTTATGTATTTATCTTTAGGTTGTGAACTTGTGGTAAATGATCATAAACTAACAATTTATTTTGCTATGACTATGCTTTTGCATGCATATTAGGTCCTTGACTGGTTCATCACTGCTGAGAGATATTTTCGAAACTGGAAAATTTTCTTAACACTTATTTTCTGCCTAGTTTCTGCTCTAGCATAATTTTTTCAGTTTATATCATGGAGCCATTTGTGTAGCATGTCTCAATCAATTCACAGCATAAGAAACGAACTACTGAAGGTGGTTTCTCAATTATCTAAGAAGACTTTATAACACTGTGCtgagtattattattaaaagtaaattacaaTGATACACCTTCTGATATTTTCTCAAAGTACACTTGCTTCTTCTGCCTTTTTTACCATTGCGATGGCCTCCCTTATCATGGGGTGTATGCagaatgtttttaaaatttaattggatgcacatgtaagggaaaagatttacaaatatttttgtcttgGCTTGTGTGACATGACAtacttttttttgtaatgtgAGGAAGTACGTGtccttcatttattttttgtccCCACCTGCCCCCATTTATTACATGATCATGTATACCTCTATCATTTTACTTGTCATTTTGTGGGAGATGTAACTTTTATGGTGTTGCATCTTGTTGCAGTATCCTGTTTATTTTGCATTTGAGGATGACAATATTGATGCTGTATTAGCTGATATCAAGAAGAATGATGTCACTGGTCAACCTGCTACTGCAACAACTGGCGGGTGAGTACAAATCTTAAATGAAGCTTTCATTGCTTTAactaaatattacaaaatactCTAGATGGTCAAAGCAAGTGATGTGGAACTTCATGGTTTGACTGATTGGACCGTATATGGGAATGTCTTCTGTTCTATTTGTTTGGATTCTGTTTCAATTATCTTATTCATTTCATAATTGGtgcttttcttatatttttaattctctttCCTGGGCTTCCTTACAGTAGTTACTCAATTTGAATGTTTGTTGAGTTATTGTATTACCAAGTTTATTTTTCTCTTGGAAGTAACATTGAATgatttctttccatttttttgGGATGCTGCAGATACAAATTTGTTGTTTCAGCCGCTGAACCAAGGAAAGTTGTTTCTCCTCCGATTACAAATATTCAGGTGTTTGTTCAACCTTATTTTTAGATAAATGCAATGTGATTGAAAAGCTAAATCAAAATTATGTTGCTTGAATGCATACCATAAatttatttccttctttttttatgattttatttttttgtttaaattctaCAACAACTGGTTCAATGTAAGTCTTGGTTAAGGAAAACCCCAGGTTGCTGCTATAATCATTCTAGGAAGCCTCGAGGCAAGATCTAGATAATTTTGAAGAACCCTGGGTTTGAGCATGAACTAATAACCAGAGAAGCGTACTGTGAAAGATTACTTTTTAAAACCTCCCTTTGCAAGATTTGGACTAAGTTACAAGGAATTGTTTTACTTGGAAGATTTCACAGGCGATCATGTCACTTGTTACACAGCTCTTGTCTCTTTCAGGTGTCTTTGTTGGGGTGAATCAATATAGGAAATAATCTGCTACTTTTTGTGTTTTAGTGTGTTTTCCTTAGGAATTTTCACAGATAACCAGTACAAATATAACTGGATAATCTACAGGTATAAACAGCGTGGAGGTCTTCTGTGTTGAGTAACAGTTTAGCTGCATGTATCGACAGAACTGATTAATTCTTAATTGGATAACTTTCTTGtactattcttttaaaattggtgttCTTTAAATAGAATTTGTGTGGATGTATCTTTTATATGGTTGCAGGGATGGTTGGCAGGACTTAAGACAGATGATGATGCTCATCAATTACCCACCATAGCGATAGTGGCATCATATGACACCTTTGGGGCTGCTCCTGTATGTTGTTTATGAAGTCTACCTTTAAAACTAAAGTGTtcaaaataatatgattatcatgttaaaaaaatcTGTAATTGTAGGCATTATCGGTGGGAAGTGATAGTAATGGAAGTGGCATTGTGGCTCTTCTTGAAGTAGCTCGGCTATTTTCTCTCTTATATTCTAATCCAAAGACAAGAGGGCAATACAATCTGCTGTTTGGGTTAACATCTGGTGGGCCTTACAACTACAATGGAACTCGTAAGGtgatatatatcatattttgaaGTTCATTTTTTGCAGACAATTCTTTAACACGTAATCAACCTTCCCTTTTGTGTTCTGGATTTCTTTTTACATAATTCTGCGTTTTCAGTGGCTTCGGAGCTTTGATCAACGTATGCGTGAGAGCATTGACTATGCTATTTGTTTAGATAGTATTGGTTCTTGGGAAAATGAATTGTGGATTCATGTGTCTAAGCCTCCAGAAAATGCCTTCATTAAGAAAATTGTGGAAGTAAGTGAATGGTCTCAGTGGTGCAGGCTTTACTATAATGGATTTACTTGCAGTTTTATCTTTATGATTTCTAATGGAAAATTTTGTGTAGGATTTTTCAAGTGTTGCAGAAGAATTAGGCTTTAAAGTGAATTTGAAGcataagaaaataaacatttcCAATCCTCGAGTAAGTGATAAATTCTCGGTGTTCTGTTTCACTTGCCAAGATCTTTAGTAATTTAT encodes the following:
- the LOC114169344 gene encoding nicalin — translated: MVMAPRKHREREMLFDSVIALVFILVACVDLCDGATVVDVYRLIQYDMSGVPFGSRLASLNHHAASLHFSPHTDLSRTVLLIPLRELNMSFVKEYIAESKPLGGLIFLLPRMFSFENKDGMGSNNQDESKEPLRNVLAELEQILIHANLPYPVYFAFEDDNIDAVLADIKKNDVTGQPATATTGGYKFVVSAAEPRKVVSPPITNIQGWLAGLKTDDDAHQLPTIAIVASYDTFGAAPALSVGSDSNGSGIVALLEVARLFSLLYSNPKTRGQYNLLFGLTSGGPYNYNGTRKWLRSFDQRMRESIDYAICLDSIGSWENELWIHVSKPPENAFIKKIVEDFSSVAEELGFKVNLKHKKINISNPRVAWEHEQFSRLRVTAATLSELSTAPELLEKTGGLVDSRHFVNEATIVRSVKLIAESLARHIYGHQGKNIQIFADNTNLAVNPSYVRSWLDVLSQTPRVAPFLAKDDPFVMALKKELEDHTDEVNLHRDVLEGVFTFYDSTRAKLNIYQVASVTFDLLLLLVLGSYLIVLFSFLVITTRGLDDLISLFRRPPSRKVKTA